Proteins from a genomic interval of Schistocerca piceifrons isolate TAMUIC-IGC-003096 chromosome 3, iqSchPice1.1, whole genome shotgun sequence:
- the LOC124787698 gene encoding uncharacterized protein LOC124787698: MQDCKFYIRSTNTDFVEKQRNILNLINAFDKEKHEKEKEDPDRSCAESMEVDSTCERVSLKRKRSETKHFRGKESIFKKPIDFPPRFRVRDIPDHQRNPHKWVKYTLGDVSPDDMTNQSNTAAALSFLRELEERKQKQTPEGNKEEVRRIIFKPSHQVAKKASEQLVEETSNASRTESLKTSVFRSSKLVMPEYVVGMEKKTRPKKIKKENSQSTLRKVSLNHLYENEDE; the protein is encoded by the coding sequence ATGCAGGATTGTAAGTTCTATATAAGAAGCACAAATACTGACTTTGTAGAAAAGCAGCGAAACATATTAAACTTAATAAATGCATTTGATAAGGAGAAACATGAAAAGGAAAAGGAAGATCCTGACAGGAGTTGTGCGGAGTCTATGGAAGTCGACAGCACATGTGAAAGAGTGTCACTGAAGAGGAAAAGATCAGAAACGAAACATTTCAGAGGTAAAGAGAGTATTTTTAAGAAACCAATCGACTTCCCTCCTCGTTTTCGTGTTAGAGATATACCAGATCATCAAAGAAATCCACACAAATGGGTGAAGTATACTCTCGGGGATGTGTCGCCAGACGATATGACAAATCAGTCTAATACAGCTGCTGCTCTGTCATTTCTTCGAGAGTtggaagaaaggaaacagaaacaaACTCCAGAAGGTAACAAGGAGGAAGTCAGACGAATCATTTTCAAACCTTCACATCAGGTCGCAAAGAAAGCAAGTGAACAACTGGTAGAAGAAACTTCGAATGCAAGTAGAACAGAGAGTTTAAAGACTTCAGTTTTTAGGAGCTCCAAACTCGTGATGCCAGAATACGTCGTtgggatggaaaagaaaactagGCCAAAAAAGATCAAAAAAGAAAATTCTCAATCAACTCTAAGAAAAGTGTCACTTAATCATTTGTATGAAAATGAGGATGAATGA